One stretch of Dehalococcoidales bacterium DNA includes these proteins:
- a CDS encoding glutamine synthetase family protein — protein MTEKSREQGKEYVLKTVKDNDVKFIRLWFCDILGMLKNFAITVEELEGALKEGMGFDGSSIEGFARIDESDMIALPDPDTFQLLPWRPKEHGVARMFCDIIKPDGEPFDGDPRYILKKNLKRAADLGYTFYVGPELEYFYFQDSRGTQILDEGGYFDMTPLDVATDLRRETVLTLEEMGIGVEYSHHEVAPSQHEIDMRYTDALTMADNVMTYRLVVKQIALTHGVYATFMPKPIFGINGSGMHVHQSLFKGERNAFFDEKDEYHLSKIARSYIAGLLKHAPEITAVTNQWINSYRRLVPGYEAPVYLSWARRNRSDLIRVPGYRPGREKATRIEFRSPDPACNPYLTFSVMLAAGLEGIEKNYTPPAPVEENVYEMTEEERKKRGIETLPASLLEATQLTEKSDLVRKALGEHIFNAFIKNKKIEWDQYRTQVTEYELKKYLPVL, from the coding sequence GTCAAGTTCATCCGGCTGTGGTTCTGTGACATCCTGGGAATGCTCAAAAACTTCGCCATCACCGTTGAGGAACTGGAAGGCGCTCTAAAGGAGGGGATGGGCTTTGATGGCTCCTCGATTGAAGGGTTTGCCCGCATTGATGAGAGTGATATGATCGCCCTACCCGACCCCGATACTTTCCAGCTGCTCCCGTGGCGGCCCAAAGAACATGGGGTAGCCCGCATGTTCTGCGATATTATCAAGCCGGACGGTGAACCCTTCGACGGCGACCCCAGGTATATCCTCAAGAAGAACCTGAAGCGCGCCGCCGACCTGGGCTACACCTTCTATGTGGGCCCGGAACTGGAGTACTTTTACTTTCAGGATTCCAGAGGGACGCAGATCCTGGATGAAGGCGGCTACTTTGACATGACCCCCCTGGATGTCGCCACTGACCTGAGACGGGAAACAGTCCTCACCCTGGAAGAGATGGGCATCGGGGTGGAATACTCCCACCATGAGGTTGCCCCCAGTCAGCATGAAATTGATATGAGGTACACTGATGCCCTGACTATGGCGGACAATGTGATGACCTACCGCCTGGTGGTCAAACAGATAGCCCTGACACACGGGGTCTACGCCACCTTCATGCCCAAGCCCATTTTTGGTATCAACGGGAGCGGCATGCATGTCCACCAATCGCTTTTCAAGGGCGAACGCAACGCCTTCTTTGACGAAAAAGATGAGTACCATCTCTCCAAAATAGCCAGGAGTTACATCGCCGGTTTGCTCAAGCACGCCCCGGAAATCACCGCGGTTACCAATCAGTGGATAAATTCCTACAGACGGCTGGTACCCGGTTATGAAGCGCCGGTCTACCTATCCTGGGCACGGCGCAACCGCTCTGACCTCATTCGGGTCCCGGGGTACCGCCCGGGCAGAGAGAAGGCGACCAGAATCGAGTTCCGCTCCCCTGACCCGGCCTGTAACCCCTACCTCACCTTCAGCGTGATGCTGGCTGCCGGACTGGAAGGGATTGAAAAGAACTATACGCCGCCGGCCCCCGTGGAAGAAAACGTCTACGAGATGACCGAAGAGGAGAGAAAGAAAAGGGGAATCGAAACTCTACCCGCCAGCCTGCTCGAAGCCACCCAGCTTACCGAAAAGAGTGACCTGGTACGCAAAGCCCTGGGTGAACATATCTTTAACGCTTTCATCAAAAACAAAAAGATTGAATGGGACCAGTACCGCACTCAGGTAACGGAATACGAGCTTAAGAAATACCTGCCGGTGTTATGA
- the fdhF gene encoding formate dehydrogenase subunit alpha has protein sequence MANINLTIDEKPVEASTGMTVLEVIKKAGIYVPTLCYHPSLSPYGGCRLCVVEIENMRGFPTSCTTPVADGMVIRTKTPQLQDFRRGVLELILTEHPHTCLLCERRDKPGGQCQAFDICLRSFTVTERCVLCPKNRRCELQEVAEYIEIKEVTLPYTYKNEPSYTNDPFFDRDYNLCILCGRCVRVCQEVRGAGAIAFTQRGSRTLVGTAFGRPLEESGCQFCGACVDVCPTGALLERSRKWEGLPEREVLTTCPYCGVGCQLKLQIREGRIIEVLPQMENDVNRGQACVKGRFGIQEFVHHPERLTTPLIKRDGQFVEATWDEALDMVADKLKSYQKGEVAVISSAKTTNEENYVAQKFARAVLGTNDVDHCARLCHAPTVAGLVTSFGSGAMTNSIHDIGDAGCILAIGTNTTATHPVIGVEVKRAVFKGGKLIVANPREIGLTRFADLWLRQRPGTDVALLMGMMRVIVDEGLADTAFIEERCENFDAFKESLKDFALDKVEQITGVPAEKIAEAARMYATSKPSAILFAMGITQHSHGTDNVLATANLAMLTGNLGKLSAGVNPLRGQNNVQGACDLGALPNVYPGYQSVADPAVKEKFEKAWDCTLDARPGLTLTEMFGAPGKEKLKAIYLIGENPVLSDADANHVKEMLKGLDFLVVQDIFLSETAQLADVVLPSTSFAEKDGTFTNTERRVQLVRKAVDPVGDSRPDWQITCQIAHKMGAKGFDFEGPPQIMEEIASLTPSYGGISFDRIESGGLQWPCPTPEHPGTPILHTQTFTRGKGHFVPLSYKPSAELPDAEYPLVLTTERSLYQYHTGTMSRKVKGLNRMRGEELVEINPADASTLGIADGDMVKVTSRRGEVVSKAKVTGASPVGVVSMDFHFGESPANVLTNPALDPVSKIPEFKVCAVRVEKNGHK, from the coding sequence ATGGCCAATATTAATTTAACTATTGACGAAAAACCGGTTGAAGCCAGTACCGGGATGACGGTACTGGAAGTGATAAAGAAAGCCGGTATCTACGTACCGACACTGTGTTACCATCCCTCCCTGTCTCCTTACGGCGGTTGCCGGTTATGCGTGGTGGAGATTGAGAATATGCGGGGTTTCCCCACCTCATGCACCACACCCGTGGCTGACGGCATGGTGATAAGGACCAAGACGCCCCAGCTCCAGGACTTCCGGCGCGGCGTTCTGGAACTCATTCTCACCGAGCACCCTCATACCTGCCTCCTCTGCGAACGCCGGGACAAACCGGGCGGGCAGTGCCAGGCGTTTGATATCTGTTTGCGCAGCTTTACGGTGACGGAGCGCTGCGTGCTTTGTCCCAAGAACCGGCGCTGCGAGCTACAGGAAGTGGCTGAGTACATCGAGATAAAAGAGGTAACCTTACCCTACACCTATAAGAATGAACCATCGTATACTAACGACCCCTTCTTTGATCGGGATTATAATCTCTGTATCCTTTGCGGGCGGTGCGTACGTGTCTGTCAGGAGGTGAGAGGGGCCGGGGCCATCGCCTTTACCCAGCGGGGCAGCCGGACTCTGGTGGGGACGGCTTTCGGGCGTCCCCTGGAGGAATCGGGGTGTCAGTTCTGCGGAGCGTGTGTTGATGTCTGTCCTACCGGAGCGCTCCTGGAGCGGAGCCGGAAATGGGAAGGTTTGCCTGAGCGTGAAGTGCTGACAACCTGCCCCTACTGCGGGGTCGGCTGCCAGCTTAAGCTGCAAATCAGGGAGGGCAGGATAATTGAAGTACTGCCTCAGATGGAAAATGATGTAAATAGGGGACAGGCTTGCGTGAAGGGTCGCTTCGGCATCCAGGAGTTTGTCCATCACCCGGAACGTCTGACCACTCCCCTGATAAAGCGGGACGGCCAGTTTGTGGAGGCGACCTGGGATGAGGCGCTGGACATGGTAGCTGATAAGCTGAAGAGTTACCAGAAAGGCGAAGTCGCCGTAATTTCATCCGCCAAGACTACCAATGAAGAAAATTATGTTGCCCAGAAATTCGCTCGCGCCGTACTGGGCACTAATGATGTCGACCACTGCGCCCGTCTCTGCCATGCGCCTACCGTGGCCGGTCTGGTGACATCTTTCGGCAGCGGCGCCATGACTAACTCGATACATGATATCGGGGATGCCGGTTGTATCCTGGCGATTGGCACCAACACCACGGCCACCCATCCCGTAATCGGGGTGGAGGTGAAGAGGGCTGTATTCAAGGGTGGCAAGCTGATTGTGGCCAACCCGCGTGAAATCGGGCTGACCCGCTTTGCCGACCTGTGGCTGCGGCAGCGGCCGGGGACTGACGTCGCCCTGCTCATGGGGATGATGCGGGTAATCGTTGACGAAGGACTGGCGGACACAGCCTTTATCGAAGAACGCTGCGAGAACTTTGACGCTTTTAAGGAGTCGCTGAAAGACTTTGCTCTTGATAAGGTCGAGCAGATTACCGGCGTGCCCGCGGAAAAGATAGCGGAAGCCGCCCGGATGTACGCCACCAGCAAGCCGTCGGCCATTCTCTTTGCCATGGGCATCACCCAGCACAGCCACGGCACCGATAACGTGCTGGCAACGGCTAACCTGGCGATGCTCACCGGCAACCTGGGCAAGCTCTCCGCCGGGGTCAACCCCCTGCGCGGCCAGAACAATGTCCAGGGCGCCTGTGACCTTGGCGCTTTACCCAATGTCTATCCCGGCTACCAGTCAGTGGCGGACCCGGCAGTCAAGGAGAAGTTTGAGAAGGCTTGGGACTGTACCCTCGACGCCAGGCCGGGGCTGACCCTCACCGAGATGTTCGGGGCGCCCGGTAAAGAGAAATTAAAGGCAATTTATCTCATCGGGGAGAACCCGGTATTGAGCGATGCCGACGCCAATCACGTTAAAGAAATGTTGAAAGGGCTGGACTTCCTGGTTGTACAGGACATTTTCCTCTCGGAGACGGCGCAACTGGCTGATGTGGTGCTGCCCTCGACCAGTTTTGCCGAGAAGGACGGGACTTTTACCAATACCGAGCGACGGGTGCAGCTGGTGAGAAAAGCGGTTGACCCGGTGGGTGACTCCAGGCCCGACTGGCAGATTACCTGCCAGATAGCGCATAAGATGGGGGCTAAAGGTTTTGATTTTGAAGGGCCGCCCCAGATTATGGAAGAGATTGCCAGCCTCACTCCCAGCTACGGCGGTATTTCCTTCGACCGTATCGAGTCGGGCGGGTTGCAGTGGCCCTGCCCCACCCCGGAACACCCCGGGACTCCTATCCTGCATACGCAGACCTTCACCCGCGGGAAAGGGCATTTTGTGCCTCTGTCATACAAACCGTCCGCGGAACTGCCTGACGCTGAGTATCCTCTGGTGCTGACCACCGAGCGGAGTCTTTACCAGTACCACACCGGCACTATGAGCCGGAAGGTGAAAGGACTCAACCGTATGCGGGGCGAGGAGCTGGTGGAGATAAACCCGGCTGACGCCTCAACGCTGGGCATTGCCGATGGTGATATGGTGAAAGTTACCTCACGCCGGGGAGAAGTTGTATCTAAGGCTAAGGTAACCGGGGCTTCGCCGGTGGGGGTGGTCTCCATGGACTTTCACTTCGGGGAGAGCCCGGCTAATGTATTGACCAATCCCGCCCTCGACCCCGTCTCCAAGATACCCGAATTCAAGGTCTGCGCCGTCAGGGTGGAGAAGAACGGGCACAAGTAA